In a single window of the Candidatus Caldatribacterium sp. genome:
- a CDS encoding energy-coupling factor transporter transmembrane protein EcfT, with translation MFGRSVIIGQYVPLDSVVHRLDPRSKLLFVAFGIVTLFLVQSWTSFFILGVFLLSLTFVARLSLRYLFRGLRPLWILLLFTLCLHVFFTPDGTLLFGFLRVSLEGFVKGLFIIVRLVLLVVVTTLLTLTTSPIELTDGMEGLLSPLKRWGFPAHELAMMMTIALRFIPTLLEEADRIMKAQMARGADFESGGLMKRIRGLVPLLVPLFVSAFRRAEDLAVAMESRCYRGGVGRTRLKVLKFQPWDYIFLCSAFSVFVLSLGISWIVR, from the coding sequence ATGTTCGGTCGAAGCGTAATTATCGGACAGTACGTCCCTCTTGATTCCGTAGTGCATCGGTTGGACCCAAGGAGCAAACTCCTCTTTGTGGCCTTTGGTATTGTGACGCTTTTCCTTGTGCAATCCTGGACCTCTTTTTTCATCCTTGGGGTTTTTCTCCTCTCTCTCACCTTTGTTGCCCGTCTCTCCCTTCGATACCTCTTCAGAGGTCTTCGTCCCCTCTGGATTCTCCTTCTTTTCACCCTTTGCCTGCATGTGTTCTTTACTCCTGATGGTACGCTGCTTTTTGGTTTCCTCAGGGTATCCCTTGAGGGTTTTGTAAAAGGACTTTTCATCATTGTGCGCCTTGTACTCCTTGTTGTTGTCACAACCCTTCTCACCTTGACGACTTCCCCCATAGAGCTCACGGACGGCATGGAGGGCCTTTTGAGTCCTCTGAAGAGATGGGGATTTCCGGCTCATGAGCTTGCCATGATGATGACCATTGCACTTCGTTTCATCCCTACGCTCCTTGAGGAAGCAGACCGAATCATGAAGGCTCAAATGGCTCGGGGGGCTGATTTTGAGTCGGGCGGCCTCATGAAGCGGATACGGGGACTCGTGCCTCTCCTTGTTCCCCTTTTCGTCAGTGCTTTCCGACGGGCTGAAGACCTTGCTGTGGCCATGGAATCCCGTTGCTACCGGGGTGGAGTTGGGCGAACGCGCCTTAAGGTCTTGAAGTTTCAACCCTGGGATTACATCTTCCTCTGCAGTGCGTTCTCGGTTTTTGTTCTCTCCTTAGGGATTTCTTGGATTGTTCGGTGA